In Syntrophales bacterium, a single window of DNA contains:
- a CDS encoding glycosyltransferase family 39 protein produces the protein MTGKKNAPPGTLPGQAVPDTWEKNTPWILGTILLLALALRLLGLWSLSGTIYFDFLLWDERIYHEWASRIADGTFQSKSVYEFPPLYAYMAAALYRVLGPDPVFLRFLNVGFGVLACGFVYLIGRSLAGRKPGLLAALIAALYGPFVFYSAVPLKEMFGVCLFAGAAWLLLSLEGSPAPGNVENTRRFVRFQPLIRAAALGVTLGLLINVRPNAAILLPAVLLILPWLSGFRGPAMKTAGLYVLLVLIGTAIALSPFVIRNWRTASEFTLTTSQGGFNFHLANNLRNPDPYTWPVPFATTSPFEQGIQYTIEASRRVGKRLSPGEASRYWTKVTLQEALEQPGACLKRLGEKTLTVLNRYEAGDHYDIGFMSDFAKFFKIPFPAFWFVMPLGMAGMVLMRRNSRKAGALIVLAAVYGSTLIAFSMVDRYRLPLLVILIPFAAVALERMYRLFREGRRREMVVPLAVAALFGVVAFLPVPGSNDRTAYYNTHAVVLVTQGYHAEALRYWKASADRNGRFSDFARIPLAANFYTRGMVSEGDRYLEQVRDSSFFATGKYELLGDYYLQQRQLPLAAAAYERALRINSGLRMPRIKLIRVYQAIAPEKVRAEGEKLKDINMFYDLM, from the coding sequence ATGACGGGAAAAAAGAACGCGCCGCCCGGGACGCTGCCGGGTCAGGCGGTACCGGACACATGGGAAAAGAACACTCCCTGGATCCTCGGGACCATTCTGCTTTTGGCCCTGGCGCTTCGCCTGCTGGGCCTCTGGAGTCTCTCCGGCACCATTTATTTCGACTTCCTCCTCTGGGATGAGCGGATTTACCACGAGTGGGCATCCCGGATCGCCGACGGCACCTTCCAGTCCAAATCGGTCTACGAATTCCCGCCGCTTTACGCGTACATGGCGGCGGCCCTCTACAGGGTCCTGGGCCCGGATCCTGTTTTCCTGCGCTTCCTGAACGTCGGCTTCGGCGTCCTCGCCTGCGGTTTCGTCTATCTCATCGGCCGATCCCTGGCCGGGCGGAAACCGGGGCTCCTGGCGGCACTGATCGCCGCCCTCTACGGGCCGTTCGTCTTTTACAGCGCCGTGCCCCTGAAAGAGATGTTCGGCGTCTGCCTGTTCGCCGGTGCCGCCTGGCTCCTCTTGTCGCTGGAGGGGAGTCCGGCCCCTGGAAATGTCGAGAATACGAGGAGATTTGTCCGCTTCCAGCCGCTGATCCGGGCGGCGGCCCTCGGTGTCACCCTGGGTCTCCTGATCAACGTCCGTCCCAACGCAGCGATCCTCCTGCCCGCGGTGCTCCTGATCCTGCCCTGGCTTTCCGGATTCCGCGGGCCCGCCATGAAAACAGCCGGGCTCTACGTTCTGCTCGTTCTCATCGGCACCGCTATCGCCCTCTCCCCGTTCGTCATCCGGAACTGGCGTACGGCCAGCGAATTCACCCTGACGACCTCCCAGGGGGGCTTCAATTTCCACCTGGCGAACAACCTCCGGAACCCGGACCCGTACACGTGGCCGGTACCGTTCGCCACGACCTCGCCTTTCGAGCAGGGAATCCAGTACACCATCGAGGCCAGCCGCCGCGTCGGGAAGAGACTTTCGCCCGGGGAGGCGTCCCGATACTGGACAAAGGTGACCCTTCAGGAAGCCCTGGAGCAGCCCGGCGCCTGTCTAAAGCGCCTCGGGGAGAAGACCCTGACCGTCCTGAACCGATACGAGGCGGGTGACCATTATGACATCGGCTTCATGAGCGATTTCGCGAAATTCTTCAAAATCCCCTTTCCGGCATTCTGGTTCGTCATGCCGCTGGGCATGGCCGGAATGGTCCTCATGAGGCGAAACAGCCGAAAGGCCGGGGCTCTGATCGTGCTGGCCGCCGTCTATGGATCGACTCTCATCGCCTTCAGCATGGTGGACCGGTATCGCCTTCCGCTCCTGGTCATCCTGATTCCCTTTGCCGCCGTCGCCCTGGAGCGAATGTACCGGCTCTTCCGGGAGGGGCGCCGCCGGGAAATGGTCGTTCCCCTGGCCGTCGCCGCACTCTTTGGAGTCGTCGCCTTTCTTCCCGTTCCCGGATCCAACGACCGGACGGCCTACTACAACACCCACGCCGTCGTTCTTGTCACACAGGGCTACCATGCTGAGGCACTTCGCTATTGGAAGGCCTCCGCCGACAGGAACGGCCGCTTCTCCGATTTCGCCCGCATCCCCCTGGCAGCAAATTTTTACACGAGGGGCATGGTAAGCGAGGGAGACCGCTACCTGGAGCAGGTTCGCGACAGTTCCTTTTTTGCCACCGGCAAGTATGAGCTCCTGGGGGATTACTATCTCCAGCAGAGACAGCTTCCCCTGGCCGCCGCCGCCTATGAGCGGGCGCTCCGGATCAATTCGGGCCTCCGGATGCCCCGCATCAAGCTGATCCGCGTTTACCAGGCGATCGCGCCGGAAAAGGTCCGGGCGGAGGGAGAAAAATTAAAGGATATTAACATGTTCTACGATCTCATGTAG